In Leptospira perdikensis, the genomic window ACTCATGGGCAGGAACGTTCCATAGAAAGGGAATTTGCCAATGTGGATGTTCTTATCATTGATGACTTCGGAGTACAAAAAGAATCCGAGTTCAACAATAGAAAGTTATACGACCTAATTGATAGCCGTTATGAACAAGAGAAACTCACACTTCTCACTTCTAACCATTCTCTAGTGGAGTGGAGGGATCGGGGTCAAGGGCGTATTTACTCAAGACTTATGGAAATGACCAAAGAAATTGAACTCAAGTGTCCGGACTATCGCACTAAGTTTGTAAAGAGGTAAGATCATGAAGTATTCCAATATTGCCTTTTTGTCTCTGGGTTCTAACATCGGTGACAGACATCATTTTATGGACCAGGCAATTTGGGAAATTTCTACCTTACCTGAGGTACAAATTTTAAAACAATCGGAAAGATTAGAAACAGCCCCACTCGAAAATACAAACCAACCATATTTCTTAAATCAAATCTTAAAAGTTATGGTATCCTCTGCACTCACACTTCCTTGTTTATTAGATTCCTTACAAGAAATCGAAGACAAACTCGGTCGCAAACGTAGGTCTTGGAAGGGTCCTCGCGAAATTGATATCGATATTCTTACGTACGAAGCCGTAGTGATGAAAACGGACTTTTTGCATTTACCACACCATTCACTTTATTCTAGACCTTTCATTAAACAATTGTTAACCGATATGGGGGAAATTGGAGTGTATGCACTCTTTTTGGAACTAAACCATGAAAAACATTATTCTACAGTATAAAAAAAAATACGATGCCGGAGAACCCATCTCTGTAATCACTTGTTACGATTATACCTTTGCCACTCTCTTTAATCGAACGGAAATCGATTGTTTACTTGTAGGTGATTCTCTCGGGATGGTCATCCAAGGAAACCATTCCACACTTCCCGTAACTTTGGATGAAATCATTTATCATACAAAAGCGGTTTGTAAAGGGGCTCCTGACAAAACGATTGTCGCCGATTTACCATTTTTATCTTACCAAACATCCATTGAAGAAGGGATTCGTTCTGCGGGCCGAGTCCTCAAAGAAACCAACGCTTCTTGTGTCAAACTAGAAGGGGATTCTGAATTTATCATCGAACTCACACGACGGATGACGGAATCAGGGATCCCTGTATTTGCCCATTTGGGACTTACACCTCAATCGGTTCACACTCTGGGGGGACATCGTGTCCAAGGAAAAACGGAAGCCGCTCGCTCCAAAATGGTTCGAAAAGCCAGAGAACTAACTGATGCAGGCGCCTTTGCATTATTACTTGAAATGGTTCCTGAATCCTTAGGAAAAGAAATCACAGAATCCATTCGGATTCCAACGATTGGGATTGGTGCCGGTAAATATACATCCGGCCAGGTACTTGTGATGCAAGACCTATTGGGCCTCAATGAAGACTTCCATCCTAAGTTTCTAAAGAAGTTTGGGAATTTGAGTGGGCCAGTGAAGGATGCAGTGAATGCTTATCATCGCGAAGTATCGAAACGTGAGTATCCATCGGAAGCCCACGCATTTTCTGATACTTAGAATTCTCTAGTTTGGTTCGTTTGAAAAGAGTTTGTATGATACCTTTTCTCTCAAACGAACCTAAATAGGAATCGTTAGTTTATTTTCTCTTTTTTGCTGATTCCGCCAATCTTTCGAGCATAGGAACAGTCGTTTCCCAAGAAACACAAGCATCTGTGATGGACTGCCCATAAGTCAGAGGTTTTGCATCAATGGACTGGTTTCCTTCTTTTAAGTGGCTTTCAATCATCACACCTAAGATGTAGTTACTACCATTGGCAAATTGTTCTGCCACAGCATCGATCACAGCTGGTTGTTTTCGAAAATCTTTTTGGCTATTTCCGTGAGAACAATCCACCATTACTTTCGGAGGAAGACCAGCTTTTTCAATTTGTGATCCAACCTCTTTTACAGACGCCTCATCAAAGTTAGGTCCTTTGTTTCCTCCACGTAAAATCACGTGAGTGTCTTTGTTTCCAGCTGTTCGAAAGATGGCACTACTTCCTTGGTTGGTAACAGAAAGGAAATGATGGCTAGAACTTGCGGAACGAATGGCATCCACTGCAATTTGAACATTTCCATCGGTTCCATTTTTAAAACCAATAGGTGCAGAAAGTCCTGATGCCAATTCACGGTGCACTTGGCTTTCTGTAGTTCTTGCCCCAATAGCACCCCAGGCAACTAGATCTGCAATGTACTGTGGGGAAATCACATCTAAAAATTCGGTTCCACAAGGGATTCCCATATTGTTCAAATCTAACAAAAGTTTACGAGCCAGTTGGAGGCCTTTGTTGATATGAAAAGATCCGTCCAAATCTGGATCATTGATGAGACCTTTCCAACCTACAGTAGTTCTTGGTTTTTCAAAGTATACTCTCATCACAATCAGAAGTTCGTTTTTGAATTCTTCGATTTTTGGTTTGAGTTTGGATGCATATTCCATCACGGCACCAATGTCGTGAACTGAACATGGTCCAACAACGACTAACATTCGCTTGTTGTCTTTGCCATGGATGATATCAGAAATTTCACTTCTGGTGCGAACAACCACTTCACATGCTTGATCGGTCAAAGGATTTTCTTCCATAATTACGGAAGGAGGGATCAGATTATGTTGTTCTAAAATTCTTAAATTGGCTGTAGGTTTCATAATTAATACTTTTGCATGGAAGGATCGACTAAGTCAGAATAAGCAAGAGTTCCACCAGCTACGTTTTTGTAAGATTTAAACCCAGCTTGGGCTAAAATTCCACAGGCCATTCCAGACCTTCCGCCCGAACGACAGTACACTAAAATTTCTTTATCGATTTGGTTTTTGATTTCTTCGATACGAGCAGCAAGTTCACTAACGGGAATGAGTTTGTCTGTGCCAGGAACTAGGGCAATTTGTTGTTCGTTAGGATTTCTTACATCCAATACAAAAAAATCATCCTTTCCTTCTGCACGTGCATCCAATCGTTTTTTAAAACTTACTACATCAATTTCCGGTACCATTATGTGACTCCGCCCATTTCCTCTAGTTCTAGAGTTACATCCTCCCAACGTTTCGTAAGGAGTGCAATCTCTCTTTTAATATCGTTATAAGTGTCCATTTCCAACTGAAAACTTCTGTTTTTAAAGAACTCTGGGTCCTGTAAAAGTTCCTCTTTGTCCTTTTTATTTTTTTCCAGTCTTTCTATTTGGACTTCCAAATCGGCAATTTCTTTCTCTAATTTTTTTCGTTTGTTTTTGCTGGCTTGCGGATTGGCTTTTTTTTCTTCAAATTTAGATTTGCCGGCGGAATTTTGAGTAGGAGATTCTGTTTCGTCTTCTTTGTGGAACTTGAGGTAATCGTCAAAACTGCAATTTAGGTTTTGTAACACTCCACCAGAGAGTTGGAAGGTGCGGTTACAAAGTCCCTTCATAAAATCGGGATCGTGACTGATGATGAGAAGACTCCCTGGAAAATCAATCAGGGCCCGTTTGACCGCTTCTCGAATCACAATGTCCAAATGGTTTGTCGGTTCATCTAAAAATAGGCAATTGGTGGGGTGGTTCACAAGAAGGGCAAGTCTGAGTCTACTTTGTTCTCCACCTGATAGATGTTTTACGGACTTAAAAACCCCGTCACCAGGAAAGGCAAAATGTCCCAGTAGGGTTCTTGCTTTTTCTTCGCTAAGCTCTGGGTATTTTTTGACTACGGTTTCGACTAAGTTTAGGCTTTCGTCCAGGTCTTCCCCATGCGTTTGGGAAAAATATCCCAGTTTGGTTTTGGGGCCATAATAGAGAGATCCCAAGTCCAACTTATGCCTTTCCAAAAGACAACGCATAAGTGTTGATTTTCCTGCTCCATTCGGGCCAACTAACGCCACTTTGTCGCCAGCAGAAATTTCAATTTCTGCATTTTGAAAGATGGTTTTTTTCACACCTGTATTTTTATCGGGATAAGAAAAGGAGGCATTTTCTAAACGAAGGATGATATTACTCGAAGGAACAAATTGGAATTGGTAGTCTGGTTTTTGGTTCCAGAAAGATTCTTCTGGATTGTCTAGTTTGTCTCTTTTTTCCAATCGTTTGATGACAGATTGGACCTGTCTTGCTTTTGTCGCTTGGGCGCGAAATCGTTCCACCCATTCCATTCGGCTTTTTAGATAAGTTTCTTCTTTTTGAAATTGGGCTTTTAGTTGTTCTTGGATTTCATTTTTAGCTTCAAAAAATTCTTCCAAACTTCCTTGGAACTCAAAAGTTCCATGAGGATTGATTTCAATAATGGTATCTACGGTTTGGTTTAAAAATTCTGGATCGTGAGTTACAAGAACAAAGGCTTGGTTTTGAGATACTAAAAAGTCAGCTAACCAAGATTTGGTTTTATCATCCAAATGGTTTGTTGGTTCATCTAAAAGTAATAAATTATGTGGGTTGAGGAGTGCTATGGCAAGACCAATGCGGTGGTGGTAACCCGGAGAAAATTCTTTGGTTTTCCGAATGAAGTCAGCGGTAGAAAATCCAAGGCCAGAAAGAATTTTTTTCGCACGAGCTTCTAGGCCGTGTAAGTCGTGTAAGTGGGCAAATTCTTCTAAATCACTTTGTTCGTGGAGTAAATCTTCAAAAGTTGGATCTTCGTGGTCGATCGTTTCGAATTTAGATTCGATGAGTTTTCGTTTTCCATCATACTCGGCATAAAGTTT contains:
- the folK gene encoding 2-amino-4-hydroxy-6-hydroxymethyldihydropteridine diphosphokinase: MKYSNIAFLSLGSNIGDRHHFMDQAIWEISTLPEVQILKQSERLETAPLENTNQPYFLNQILKVMVSSALTLPCLLDSLQEIEDKLGRKRRSWKGPREIDIDILTYEAVVMKTDFLHLPHHSLYSRPFIKQLLTDMGEIGVYALFLELNHEKHYSTV
- a CDS encoding rhodanese-like domain-containing protein codes for the protein MVPEIDVVSFKKRLDARAEGKDDFFVLDVRNPNEQQIALVPGTDKLIPVSELAARIEEIKNQIDKEILVYCRSGGRSGMACGILAQAGFKSYKNVAGGTLAYSDLVDPSMQKY
- a CDS encoding ABC-F family ATP-binding cassette domain-containing protein; this translates as MIQFIQIHQHFGPKVLFEGFSWHIKPGCRVAIVGPNGSGKTTLFQMAAGKMKPESGEVIRSKNTVLSLFQQIPEFSPDTSVIDTVLDENKLYAEYDGKRKLIESKFETIDHEDPTFEDLLHEQSDLEEFAHLHDLHGLEARAKKILSGLGFSTADFIRKTKEFSPGYHHRIGLAIALLNPHNLLLLDEPTNHLDDKTKSWLADFLVSQNQAFVLVTHDPEFLNQTVDTIIEINPHGTFEFQGSLEEFFEAKNEIQEQLKAQFQKEETYLKSRMEWVERFRAQATKARQVQSVIKRLEKRDKLDNPEESFWNQKPDYQFQFVPSSNIILRLENASFSYPDKNTGVKKTIFQNAEIEISAGDKVALVGPNGAGKSTLMRCLLERHKLDLGSLYYGPKTKLGYFSQTHGEDLDESLNLVETVVKKYPELSEEKARTLLGHFAFPGDGVFKSVKHLSGGEQSRLRLALLVNHPTNCLFLDEPTNHLDIVIREAVKRALIDFPGSLLIISHDPDFMKGLCNRTFQLSGGVLQNLNCSFDDYLKFHKEDETESPTQNSAGKSKFEEKKANPQASKNKRKKLEKEIADLEVQIERLEKNKKDKEELLQDPEFFKNRSFQLEMDTYNDIKREIALLTKRWEDVTLELEEMGGVT
- a CDS encoding 3-deoxy-7-phosphoheptulonate synthase, which encodes MKPTANLRILEQHNLIPPSVIMEENPLTDQACEVVVRTRSEISDIIHGKDNKRMLVVVGPCSVHDIGAVMEYASKLKPKIEEFKNELLIVMRVYFEKPRTTVGWKGLINDPDLDGSFHINKGLQLARKLLLDLNNMGIPCGTEFLDVISPQYIADLVAWGAIGARTTESQVHRELASGLSAPIGFKNGTDGNVQIAVDAIRSASSSHHFLSVTNQGSSAIFRTAGNKDTHVILRGGNKGPNFDEASVKEVGSQIEKAGLPPKVMVDCSHGNSQKDFRKQPAVIDAVAEQFANGSNYILGVMIESHLKEGNQSIDAKPLTYGQSITDACVSWETTVPMLERLAESAKKRK
- the panB gene encoding 3-methyl-2-oxobutanoate hydroxymethyltransferase, which translates into the protein MKNIILQYKKKYDAGEPISVITCYDYTFATLFNRTEIDCLLVGDSLGMVIQGNHSTLPVTLDEIIYHTKAVCKGAPDKTIVADLPFLSYQTSIEEGIRSAGRVLKETNASCVKLEGDSEFIIELTRRMTESGIPVFAHLGLTPQSVHTLGGHRVQGKTEAARSKMVRKARELTDAGAFALLLEMVPESLGKEITESIRIPTIGIGAGKYTSGQVLVMQDLLGLNEDFHPKFLKKFGNLSGPVKDAVNAYHREVSKREYPSEAHAFSDT